One Eurosta solidaginis isolate ZX-2024a chromosome 5, ASM4086904v1, whole genome shotgun sequence DNA segment encodes these proteins:
- the LOC137252530 gene encoding uncharacterized protein: MVSQPAPIIRLDMNVIESMVHQFNGDDIYDALKFVEDMEDAFQVLRFDDRARFVGIRRLLSGTAKVFLRMINAHPYETLRDALIKEFGQKYSTDEVYTQLRNRRLRPLETVHRYVKEMREIAARAKIEESALIDLLINGDVSTSSAILYGATTLRELKILVVRYERLRSCQSAVILSRRYTAASSSANVVPPAKSESPSSTSAPSADTSVRCFNCSRFWHYQSACPKPKRLDGSCFRYGRLDHVYKNFPAHPAVHQSAANRGVGQIYEEDADAVAEQLEALQMP, encoded by the exons ATGGTGTCACAGCCAGCACCAATCATTCGTCTGGATATGAACGTTATAGAGTCTATGGTTCATCAGTTCAATGGGGACGATATCTACGATGCGCTAAAATTTGTAGAAGATATGGAGGATGCCTTTCAAGTTCTACGCTTCGATGACCGAGCACGCTTTGTGGGAATTCGCCGCTTGTTAAGTGGCACAGCTAAAGTATTTTTACGGATGATAAACGCACACCCTTACGAGACTTTACGTGATGCACTAATTAAAGAGTTTGGTCAGAAGTATTCGACAGATGAAGTGTATACTCAACTGCGGAACCGACGCCTCCGACCATTGGAGACAGTACACCGCTATGTCAAAGAAATGCGGGAGATTGCTGCACGTGCTAAAATTGAGGAAAGTGCATTAATCGACCTTCTTATAAACGGCGATGTATCTACAAGTTCTGCAATACTCTATGGTGCTACCACCTTACGTGAATTGAAGATATTGGTAGTTCGTTACGAGCGCTTACGTTCTTGTCAATCTGCTGTAATTCTGAGCCGTCGCTATACTGCTGCTTCATCAAGTGCAAATGTTGTGCCACCGGCAAAATCTGAATCCCCTTCGTCTACCAGTGCACCTTCGGCTGACACTTCAGTTCGCTGTTTTAATTGTTCTCGCTTTTGGCACTATCAAAGTGCATGCCCAAAGCCGAAGCGCCTTGATGGCTCTTGTTTTCGTTATGGCCGACTGGATCACGTGTATAAGAATTTCCCAGCTCATCCTGCTGTCCATCAATCAGCTGCTAATCGAGGTGTAGGTCAAATTTATGAGGAGGATGCAGATGCTGTTGCTGAACAACTTGAGGCTTTGCAAATG Ccctaa